One Diospyros lotus cultivar Yz01 chromosome 1, ASM1463336v1, whole genome shotgun sequence genomic window carries:
- the LOC127806197 gene encoding uncharacterized protein LOC127806197 has translation MAASANRSPSPISARPNPNPRASETNSPMRRSFSGNPFARPSILTNHQKSCVPATPANSPADVARRHSKGKEGGVSSWPYQEKENEYDQNLKPEKVRSPAVAKGTKNFMTPTISAASKINASPRKKVLAERNEQVRTSVSFSEGGKSPFGSMNLSDVTEDTDPKSKMGSNQNKAEDSNESVITNSDDVEEVLEATPVVSKASKNYPIINSEVALDSQNALEPLSDIKPNCSSEAASCKNKPSGALISTVIAALDADPSLPPYDPKTNYLSPRPQFLHYKPNPRIEAYFHKEMDNGEVKKLEDGFLSESFSDTEVTEETESEKSKKESANASSDEDVSEDVKPGVCEETVEVEMARPQFFTRSKSIALLLVLLVACLSASVTNSPALDSSFYKDLNISKFSDPSEIADVAKSSFDAFARHFKQWSTNSIGYLGKQFGISDEVDRLEQIQFANLTSWLENPFVDGYFEVDHIEEPLGEIHEQDELESAEDVEAGENEEGAIAQDIGEAEALEPDSLEPVQDQEQSDNQESDIGFEDQSAPNTVASEFKQEVVELLELNPEEVVETREIQASDDLSGADRGSSLEMESSSGDVQISRTMDSSLSRSDNSFLAQYTQAISVLAVALLAATGLICLKQRERSGPNTAAALDDPLIAKNPMISSTKQIIEDRPSLQTWAPEGDVMGESCPSEMSSFQKNSSSYSSKRAVVGASEAQSQERKQGRRSSKRESLASSSEYSMEGSPSYGSFTTYEKIPSKHGGSGEEEIITPVRRSSRIKKQVTSP, from the exons ATGGCAGCTTCTGCAAACAGATCCCCTTCCCCGATTTCAGCAAGGCCGAATCCCAACCCTAGAGCCTCAGAAACCAATTCTCCCATGAGAAGAAGTTTCAGCGGCAATCCGTTTGCGAGGCCTTCGATTCTCACAAATCACCAGAAGAGCTGCGTTCCTGCTACTCCCGCCAACAGTCCTGCAG ATGTTGCGAGGAGACACTCCAAAGGCAAGGAGGGAGGGGTTTCTTCTTGGCCAtaccaagaaaaggaaaacgAATACGATCAGAATCTGAAGCCAGAGAAAGTCCGGTCACCGGCTGTTGCAAAGGGGACGAAGAACTTCATGACTCCCACAATCTCTGCCGCATCCAAGATCAATGCATCTCCAAGAAAGAAGGTCTTGGCAGAGCGGAATGAGCAGGTCCGGACTTCTGTCTCGTTCTCTGAAGGGGGAAAGAGCCCCTTTGGTTCCATGAATCTTTCTGATGTTACAGAGGATACTGATCCAAAATCCAAGATGGGTTCCAATCAAAACAAGGCCGAGGATTCAAATGAATCAGTGATCACAAATTCTGACGACGTAGAGGAGGTTCTTGAGGCTACTCCTGTGGTTTCCAAAGCTTCAAAGAATTATCCAATCATCAATTCTGAGGTAGCTCTGGATTCCCAGAATGCCTTGGAGCCATTATCAGATATAAAGCCTAATTGCAGTAGTGAGGCTGCTAGCTGCAAGAACAAACCGTCTGGTGCATTGATTTCGACTGTTATAGCAGCTCTTGATGCAGACCCTTCTCTTCCACCTTATGATCCCAAAACTAATTATCTTTCGCCGAGGCCTCAGTTCCTCCATTACAAACCGAACCCGCGAATTGAAGCTTATTTTCACAAGGAAATGGATAATGGGGAAGTTAAGAAGCTAGAAGACGGCTTTTTGTCTGAAAGCTTTTCAGACACTGAAGTTACAGAAGAAACCGAGTCTGAGAAATCGAAGAAAGAATCTGCCAATGCTTCTTCAGATGAGGATGTCAGTGAAGACGTGAAGCCCGGGGTCTGTGAGGAGACTGTTGAAGTAGAGATGGCCAGACCACAGTTCTTTACAAGATCAAAGTCGATTGCTTTACTTCTCGTCCTCTTGGTTGCTTGTTTATCAGCCTCGGTGACTAATTCTCCTGCCCTCGATTCATCATTTTACAAAGATTTAAACATTTCTAAGTTCTCTGACCCATCTGAAATAGCTGACGTGGCCAAATCCAGCTTTGATGCCTTTGCTAGACATTTCAAGCAGTGGTCAACCAACTCTATAGGTTACCTTGGCAAACAATTTGGCATTTCAGACGAAGTAGATAGATTAGAACAGATACAATTCGCCAACCTGACGTCTTGGCTAGAGAATCCTTTTGTTGATGGTTACTTTGAAGTTGATCACATCGAGGAGCCACTAGGAGAAATACATGAGCAAGATGAGTTGGAATCTGCAGAAGATGTGGAAGCTGGTGAAAATGAGGAAGGGGCAATAGCACAGGACATAGGAGAAGCTGAGGCTCTTGAACCTGATAGTTTGGAACCAGTTCAGGATCAAGAGCAAAGTGACAATCAAGAAAGTGACATTGGTTTTGAGGACCAATCAGCTCCAAATACAGTGGCTTCTGAGTTCAAGCAAGAAGTAGTTGAGCTTCTTGAACTCAACCCTGAAGAAGTGGTTGAAACAAGGGAAATCCAAGCGAGCGATGACCTCTCCGGTGCCGACCGCGGTAGTTCCTTGGAAATGGAGTCTTCATCTGGGGATGTCCAGATTTCCAGAACAATGGACTCTTCTCTCAGTCGGTCAGACAACAGCTTCTTGGCCCAATATACGCAGGCAATATCTGTGCTTGCTGTGGCTCTACTGGCGGCAACAGGGCTAATCTGCTTGAAACAAAGGGAAAGGTCTGGGCCAAACACTGCTGCAGCTCTGGATGATCCACTTATAGCTAAGAACCCAATGATTTCGAGCACCAAGCAAATAATTGAGGACAGGCCATCCTTGCAGACTTGGGCTCCGGAGGGCGACGTGATGGGGGAGTCATGTCCCTCTGAAATGAGCAGCTTCCAGAAGAACTCATCATCATACAGCAGCAAGAGAGCAGTGGTGGGAGCAAGTGAGGCTCAGAGCCAGGAGAGGAAACAGGGGAGGAGGAGCTCCAAAAGGGAGTCATTGGCTTCTTCATCAGAGTACTCTATGGAAGGTTCGCCTTCTTATGGAAGTTTCACCACATATGAGAAGATACCCAGCAAGCAT GGGGGATCGGGGGAGGAGGAAATAATCACTCCGGTGAGGCGATCGAGCAGGATTAAGAAGCAAGTCACTTCTCCGTGA
- the LOC127809844 gene encoding multisubstrate pseudouridine synthase 7, with the protein MKPYCFSSVTSTAKEQTFARIGAMKTLDEVDVGIVCYISQLPGFRGVLKQRYSDFIVNEVDFDGNVVHLTNLDAPSEFVEEKNILTVDQLNKGYDMELESFKSLAGDSDAEGLKAFIHQISTGSEDGLPPIILSPSSDKSHRTAVHKFFKEHFKFLVTDTVDGPDPSSKCIRVWLDARWNGDRSRNIKKRKDRGHKPYDNRGSDDWPDHLDKFLRFHLYKENKDTQEALGLIGKMLGVQPRSFGFAGTKDKRAVSTQRVTVFKQRASRLAALNERLIGIKVGDFCYVSEGLLLGQLYGNRFTVTLRGVVADSEDIIKASADALGKHGFINYFGLQRFGSGSVPTHLIGAALLRGEWKTAVNMILDPREGEKDSIRKVREYYKESSDVDRTLKQLPRHLVAERAILQCLKKCPGNYLQALKAIPRTLRMMYVHSYQSYLWNHAASVRVQKYGIDQVVLGDLVYCKGELTEKATPIGSSECEEDIYNDTDTDMCNQLDDISKTVLPEGKKNSIKAIDEVDLATGNYTIEDVILPLPGSRVIYPSNDSGNICHDLAQKDAISLTRGVHSVKEFSITNMTGGYRRVFQKPKDLDWELITYTDGNLPVAETDLDIIAKSRPATSGGKGELTSENGDIKLPSICISQQENSENATMHLAHSEEAEDDRVAEVSQPQPEAHSDAHEPKVALKLSFTLPASCYATMAIRELLKTSTSVAFHKTLNQ; encoded by the exons ATGAAACCCTACTGCTTCTCGTCCGTTACCTCCACTGCCAAGGAACAAACCTTTGCTCGAATCGGGGCCATGAAAACCCTAGACGAAGTAGACGTTGGCATCGTCTGCTACATCTCTCAACTTCCTGGCTTCCGCGGTGTTCTCAAGCAACG GTATTCGGATTTCATTGTAAATGAAGTAGATTTCGATGGAAATGTTGTTCACTTAACTAACTTAGATGCGCCATCAGAG TTTGTGGAGGAAAAAAACATATTGACGGTGGATCAACTGAATAAAGGTTATGACATGGAACTTGAATCATTTAAATCTCTTGCTGGAGACTCTGATGCCGAAGGTCTCAAAGCTTTTATACATCAAATTAGTACCGGGTCTGAAGATGGTCTCCCACCAATTATTCTTTCGCCTAGTTCTGATAAATCCCATCGAACG GCAGTGCATAAATTTTTCAAGGAGCATTTCAAATTCCTTGTTACTGATACAGTAGATGGGCCAGACCCCTCATCAAAATGCATTCGTGTTTGGTTGGATGCACGTTGGAATGGTGACAGAAGCAGAAACATCAAGAAACGTAAAGATAGAGGCCATAAGCCTTATGATAATAGAGGTTCAGATGATTGGCCTGATCATCTTGATAAGTTTCTTAG GTTCCACCTTTACAAGGAGAATAAGGATACTCAGGAGGCACTGGGACTGATTGGAAAGATGCTAGGTGTTCAG CCTAGGTCATTTGGATTTGCTGGTACAAAGGATAAGCGTGCTGTATCTACACAAAGG GTTACTGTATTCAAGCAACGTGCAAGTCGCTTAGCTGCTCTTAATGAAAGGTTGATTGGCATTAAAGTTGGTGACTTTTG CTATGTAAGTGAAGGACTTCTCCTTGGGCAGCTTTATGGAAATCGATTCACAGTTACACTCAG GGGTGTTGTTGCAGATTCTGAGGATATCATTAAAGCATCTGCGGATGCCTTAGGAAAGCATGGATTTATTAACTACTTTGGCCTACAG AGGTTTGGAAGCGGTTCAGTGCCAACTCACCTCATTGGAGCTGCATTACTTAGAGGAGAGTGGAAAACTGCAGTGAACATGATTCTTGATCCAAGAGAAGGGG AAAAGGATTCCATAAGGAAGGTGCGGGAATACTATAAAGAAAGTAGTGATGTTGATAGGACCTTGAAGCAATTGCCTCGCCATTTGGTGGCTGAAAGGGCTATT CTTCAATGCCTGAAGAAATGTCCTGGAAACTACTTACAAGCTCTAAAGGCTATACCTAGGACCCTTAGAATGAT GTATGTTCATAGTTACCAAAGCTACTTATGGAACCATGCAGCAAGTGTTAGAGTGCAAAAATACG GGATCGACCAAGTAGTTTTGGGAGATTTGGTATACTGTAAAGGAGAACTTACTGAAAAAGCAACACCAATTGGCAGTTCTGAATGTGAAGAAGATATCTATAATGATACAGATACAGATATGTGTAATCAACTAGATGATATTTCTAAAACAGTTCTTCCTGAAgggaaaaaaaactcaataaaG GCGATAGATGAAGTTGACTTAGCCACTGGAAATTATACTATTGAGGAtgttatccttcctctgcctgG TTCAAGAGTTATTTATCCATCCAATGATTCTGGCAATATTTGTCATGATTTAGCACAAAAG GATGCCATTAGCTTGACAAGGGGTGTACACAGTGTCAA GGAGTTCTCAATAACCAATATGACTGGAGGTTATAGGCGGGTATTTCAGAAACCAAAGGACTTGGATTG GGAACTGATCACATATACAGATGGTAACCTACCAGTGGCAGAGACAGATTTAGACATTATTGCAAAGTCAAGACCTGCAACTTCAGGTGGAAAAGGGGAATTGACTAGTGAAAATGGAGACATAAAACTTCCTTCTATCTGCATCAGTCAGCAGGAGAATTCAGAAAATGCTACCATGCATTTGGCACATAGTGAAGAGGCAGAAGATGACAGAGTGGCAGAGGTGTCACAGCCACAGCCTGAAGCTCACTCAGATGCTCATGAACCTAAGGTGGCCCTGAAGTTGAGCTTTACTCTTCCTGCTTCTTGTTACGCTACAATGGCCATAAGGGAACTGCTTAAAACGTCAACTTCT GTTGCGTTTCACAAGACCTTGAACCAGTAA